A region of Candidatus Baltobacteraceae bacterium DNA encodes the following proteins:
- a CDS encoding DUF192 domain-containing protein, with translation MTPVLVRNKTTGSVIARGVNDARGPLTRILGLMGRAAVRPDEGLWFDRCWAVHTMFVRVPLDIVWLDKDLRVVELAINVRPWRMAVTCPRAYSVLELGSGATRDLLVGDKLSFEPQPLVREPFVLHTGGAEGESEPEIKLERYAS, from the coding sequence ATGACGCCGGTTCTGGTTCGGAATAAGACTACGGGAAGCGTGATCGCGCGCGGCGTTAACGACGCGCGCGGACCGCTGACGCGCATCCTCGGGCTGATGGGGCGAGCCGCCGTGCGGCCCGACGAGGGCCTGTGGTTCGATCGATGCTGGGCGGTGCACACGATGTTCGTTCGCGTTCCGCTCGATATCGTTTGGCTCGACAAAGACTTGCGCGTGGTCGAGCTCGCGATCAACGTACGGCCGTGGCGCATGGCGGTGACGTGTCCGCGCGCGTACTCGGTGCTGGAACTGGGCTCGGGCGCGACGCGCGACCTGCTCGTGGGCGATAAACTGTCGTTCGAACCGCAACCGTTGGTGCGGGAACCGTTCGTCCTTCACACCGGCGGAGCCGAGGGTGAGTCCGAACCCGAGATCAAGCTCGAGCGCTACGCGAGCTGA
- a CDS encoding prepilin peptidase yields the protein MLVANMFFTALFFGTLGFVGTALAGKICARLPRLENAPPAGKAPVPWIVGGAALLGALVALHGAPPQQVFLLGIVTLALAGVWCADTEYGIVPDVFTLGPLAAILLVAILMHQWWIVLSAFVPFVPFALAAVLSKGHGMGWGDVKLVALGGALLGMQLSIVAFMAACVAAVVVARFARVRSGPIAFAPYLVAAIGVSLGVVGN from the coding sequence ATGCTCGTTGCCAATATGTTTTTCACGGCGCTCTTCTTCGGAACGCTCGGATTCGTCGGAACGGCGCTTGCCGGAAAGATCTGCGCGCGCTTGCCGCGACTGGAGAACGCTCCGCCGGCCGGCAAGGCGCCGGTGCCGTGGATCGTCGGCGGCGCGGCGCTTCTCGGGGCGCTAGTCGCCCTGCACGGCGCTCCCCCGCAGCAGGTCTTTCTGCTGGGCATCGTAACGCTCGCACTCGCCGGCGTCTGGTGCGCCGATACCGAATACGGCATCGTGCCGGACGTCTTCACGCTCGGTCCGCTCGCCGCCATTTTGCTGGTTGCGATTCTCATGCATCAGTGGTGGATCGTTCTCTCGGCATTCGTGCCGTTCGTGCCCTTCGCGCTCGCAGCCGTGCTTTCGAAAGGCCATGGAATGGGCTGGGGCGACGTCAAACTCGTCGCGCTCGGCGGCGCGCTGCTCGGCATGCAGCTCTCGATCGTCGCGTTCATGGCGGCGTGCGTCGCCGCTGTCGTCGTCGCGCGCTTCGCGCGCGTTCGTTCCGGTCCGATCGCGTTCGCGCCATACTTGGTGGCCGCGATCGGCGTCTCTCTTGGAGTAGTTGGTAACTGA
- a CDS encoding type II secretion system F family protein, giving the protein MIGGVATVAIAITVLGAISIFLLAISLIPQKSLLTQQIEDVKGRNLTGPQFNRFAMLEKIFGDEGRSKLQKQLIEAGWYTVTPAQMSARMAAGAIVGLAFGAGMLAVIHQVSILVVVMSIVPAIFGMFTPTMLLTRAIESRKNSVQRVLPDFLDMVATTVQAGLSMNASFAYAIQAAPGPLGEEIKETLSQMRLGRSRIDALRAMANRVNQEQLSTTVSAITQAEKLGANISKVLGELAEEVRNHRVMLVEEQAAKLPVKMIFPMAFCLLPALFAIIFGSVGSKLVH; this is encoded by the coding sequence GTGATCGGCGGCGTCGCAACGGTCGCCATTGCGATCACCGTGCTGGGCGCGATCTCGATCTTCTTGCTCGCGATCTCGCTCATACCGCAGAAGAGCCTGCTTACGCAACAGATCGAGGACGTCAAAGGCCGCAATCTCACCGGCCCGCAGTTCAACCGCTTCGCGATGTTGGAGAAGATCTTCGGCGACGAGGGCCGCAGCAAACTGCAGAAGCAGTTGATCGAAGCGGGTTGGTATACGGTCACGCCCGCGCAGATGAGCGCGCGTATGGCCGCCGGCGCGATCGTCGGCCTGGCGTTCGGCGCCGGGATGCTGGCGGTGATCCATCAGGTCAGCATTCTGGTGGTCGTCATGAGTATCGTGCCCGCGATCTTCGGAATGTTTACGCCGACGATGCTGCTGACTCGTGCGATTGAATCGCGCAAGAATTCGGTGCAGCGCGTATTGCCCGACTTTCTCGACATGGTCGCGACGACCGTTCAGGCCGGTCTTTCGATGAATGCGTCGTTTGCGTACGCCATCCAAGCCGCGCCGGGCCCGCTGGGCGAAGAGATCAAAGAAACGCTTTCGCAGATGCGGCTGGGGCGCAGCCGGATAGACGCCTTGCGTGCCATGGCCAATCGCGTCAATCAGGAACAGCTTTCGACGACGGTATCGGCCATAACGCAGGCGGAGAAACTCGGCGCGAACATCTCGAAGGTCCTCGGCGAACTGGCGGAAGAAGTGCGTAACCACCGCGTGATGCTCGTCGAAGAGCAGGCGGCGAAGCTTCCCGTCAAGATGATCTTCCCGATGGCGTTCTGCTTGCTGCCGGCGCTCTTCGCCATCATTTTCGGCTCGGTCGGCTCGAAGCTGGTGCACTAA
- a CDS encoding type II secretion system F family protein has protein sequence MVTGSLFPVLIVMGVIAFIGAVALLAGRSLGERGVRFVKRFSTKLELADIQRKPEEILAMTVGGGVALWALLAVLLRPGFLIGAILLPVMLAVTCGGFYAFVGFKSSRRKEAFLTQLEVALRLISSGLRIGLSLRQAMGLVAEELQDPARIEFARMIGQTNIGISPYDALDDLAERLPGGETLMLARVVRIQSQTGGNLAVILEQLAGTIKERRRVVRKINSLTAEGRMGALVLEALPIGVGIFLMGTQHEMAVGLLTTMIGHLTLGVVAALELVAILWLNQMLKVNA, from the coding sequence GTGGTAACCGGCAGTCTTTTTCCGGTCCTGATCGTCATGGGGGTCATCGCTTTCATCGGCGCCGTCGCGCTCTTAGCGGGGCGCAGTTTGGGCGAGCGGGGCGTTCGCTTCGTTAAACGTTTTTCTACGAAGCTCGAACTCGCGGACATCCAACGCAAACCCGAAGAGATTCTGGCGATGACCGTAGGCGGTGGAGTGGCATTGTGGGCGCTGCTGGCGGTCCTGTTGCGCCCGGGGTTTCTGATCGGCGCGATCCTGCTGCCGGTCATGCTCGCCGTGACCTGCGGCGGTTTCTATGCGTTCGTCGGGTTCAAAAGCTCGCGACGCAAGGAGGCGTTTCTCACGCAGCTCGAGGTGGCGCTGCGGTTGATTTCGAGCGGCTTGCGCATCGGTTTGAGCTTGCGCCAAGCGATGGGTTTGGTAGCCGAAGAGCTGCAGGATCCCGCCCGCATCGAGTTCGCACGCATGATCGGGCAGACGAACATCGGCATCAGCCCCTACGATGCCCTCGACGACCTCGCCGAGCGGCTGCCGGGCGGCGAGACGCTGATGCTCGCGCGGGTCGTGCGCATCCAATCGCAGACCGGCGGCAATCTCGCGGTCATCTTGGAACAGCTTGCCGGAACGATTAAAGAGCGGCGCCGCGTCGTTCGCAAAATCAACTCGCTAACGGCCGAAGGGCGGATGGGAGCGCTCGTGCTCGAAGCGCTGCCGATCGGCGTCGGGATCTTTCTGATGGGCACGCAGCACGAGATGGCCGTCGGCTTGCTCACCACGATGATCGGCCACCTTACGCTCGGCGTGGTGGCGGCGCTCGAACTCGTCGCGATTCTCTGGCTCAATCAAATGCTCAAGGTGAACGCGTGA
- a CDS encoding ATPase, T2SS/T4P/T4SS family, giving the protein MKSAVFVLIGAKGGVGTSTLAYELAKTMAPKASAALVDADFSGRRSIAVLSKATREFDASRGEHEIAVHRTGGLTMVELTDSYDMALALDCDAVDRMADELNEGYAAVYVDAPQPFSAAIRSFVCRAARFLVVVEPDLLGLTGARAMLNELVRFGVPKGRIAVVTDTHAGKPQISRAEVEKVLGAGVAGEIPPQSDRQFRRAVEALNAYLLQVPEQPPIESLRPSARAPLGERRRENLQAFSLSDPLLPPSAMPENRIVAADPHEAVRNLMKTQVHEELGKRLDFVQASHVHNDAQKLAELRLKIDELTREIIAERSDVGGPEEAARLRREIIDEALGFGPLEDLLRDDSISEIMVNGPHKIYVERKGKLELTTKQFTDNRQLRMVIDRIIAPIGRRIDESVPMVDARLADGSRVNAIIEPLALKGPTLTIRRFGTKRLQVEDLLRLGALNDPMVQFLRACIQSRMNIVVSGGTGSGKTTLLNILSGFIPSNERIVTIEDAAELLLNQPHVVSLESRPANIENRGEVKIRDLVRNSLRMRPDRIVVGECRGAEALDMLQAMNTGHDGSLTTIHANSGRDAMSRVETLVLMAGFDLPVRAIREQIASAVDLVVQSARLRDGSRKIVSICEIVGMEGDVVTMQEVVKYAQHGLNEDGSVIGSFEYTGVQPHSLRRFDEAGVTFDVRSLSAMPAAGVLW; this is encoded by the coding sequence ATGAAATCCGCGGTGTTCGTTCTCATCGGCGCCAAGGGCGGCGTCGGCACGAGCACGCTCGCCTACGAATTGGCCAAGACGATGGCCCCCAAGGCGAGCGCCGCGCTCGTTGACGCCGACTTCTCGGGACGCCGAAGCATCGCCGTGCTTTCCAAAGCGACGCGCGAATTCGACGCTTCGCGCGGCGAGCACGAGATTGCGGTTCATCGTACGGGCGGTCTCACGATGGTCGAACTCACGGATAGTTACGATATGGCCTTGGCGCTCGACTGCGACGCGGTCGATCGAATGGCCGACGAACTCAACGAGGGGTACGCGGCGGTCTACGTGGACGCGCCGCAGCCGTTTTCGGCCGCAATCCGCAGCTTCGTCTGTCGCGCGGCCCGCTTTCTCGTCGTCGTCGAACCCGATCTCTTAGGACTCACGGGGGCGCGCGCCATGCTCAACGAGTTGGTACGTTTCGGCGTCCCCAAGGGGCGCATAGCGGTCGTCACCGACACGCATGCGGGCAAGCCGCAAATCTCGCGAGCCGAAGTGGAAAAAGTGCTCGGCGCCGGCGTCGCCGGCGAGATTCCGCCGCAGAGCGATCGGCAATTCCGGCGCGCCGTCGAGGCGCTCAACGCCTACCTCCTGCAAGTGCCCGAGCAACCGCCGATCGAGTCGCTGCGACCGTCGGCGCGCGCTCCGCTCGGCGAGCGGCGGCGCGAAAATCTCCAAGCGTTTTCACTATCCGACCCGCTCCTGCCGCCGAGCGCCATGCCCGAAAATCGTATCGTCGCGGCCGACCCGCACGAGGCCGTTCGCAATCTCATGAAGACGCAGGTGCATGAGGAACTCGGCAAGCGGCTCGATTTCGTGCAGGCCAGTCACGTGCACAACGACGCGCAGAAACTCGCCGAACTGCGCCTGAAGATCGACGAGCTGACGCGGGAGATCATCGCCGAGCGCAGCGACGTCGGAGGGCCCGAAGAAGCCGCCCGCCTGCGTCGCGAAATCATCGATGAAGCGTTGGGTTTTGGCCCGCTCGAGGACCTGCTGCGCGACGATTCGATCAGCGAAATCATGGTTAACGGGCCGCACAAGATTTACGTCGAGCGCAAAGGCAAGCTGGAACTCACGACCAAGCAGTTTACCGACAATCGCCAGTTGCGAATGGTCATCGATCGCATCATCGCTCCGATCGGCCGGCGCATCGACGAGTCGGTCCCGATGGTCGACGCTCGATTGGCCGATGGTTCGCGCGTCAACGCGATCATCGAGCCGCTCGCGCTCAAGGGCCCGACGCTCACGATTCGGCGCTTCGGAACGAAGCGATTGCAAGTCGAGGATCTGCTGCGTTTGGGCGCTCTCAACGATCCCATGGTGCAGTTCCTGCGCGCCTGCATCCAAAGCCGAATGAACATCGTCGTCAGCGGCGGGACCGGTTCGGGCAAGACGACGCTGCTCAATATTCTTTCGGGGTTCATCCCGTCGAACGAGCGCATCGTGACGATCGAAGACGCCGCCGAACTCCTGCTCAATCAACCGCACGTCGTTTCGCTCGAATCGCGCCCGGCGAACATCGAGAACCGCGGCGAAGTAAAAATTCGCGATCTCGTTCGCAACTCGCTGCGCATGCGTCCCGACCGGATCGTCGTCGGCGAGTGTCGCGGCGCCGAGGCTCTCGACATGCTGCAGGCGATGAATACCGGTCACGACGGCTCGCTTACCACCATTCACGCCAACTCCGGACGCGACGCTATGTCGCGCGTGGAGACGCTCGTCCTGATGGCCGGGTTCGATCTGCCCGTGCGAGCGATTCGCGAACAGATCGCGAGCGCGGTCGATCTCGTGGTCCAGTCGGCGCGCTTGCGCGACGGCAGCCGCAAGATCGTGAGCATCTGCGAGATCGTCGGCATGGAGGGCGACGTCGTCACCATGCAAGAGGTCGTTAAATACGCGCAGCACGGCCTCAACGAGGACGGCAGCGTCATCGGCAGCTTCGAGTATACCGGCGTGCAGCCGCACTCGCTGCGTCGATTCGACGAGGCCGGCGTAACGTTCGACGTTCGGTCGCTCTCGGCGATGCCCGCGGCGGGCGTATTGTGGTAA
- the cpaB gene encoding Flp pilus assembly protein CpaB — MNTRRTTIIVAVLLAIGTGWLTLTYLRSFQQANAPANELRRVLVATQDIPARSPITPAMFTVATRPMKQTDPDAIGDPARVAGSISLIGIPAGSLLTQSKVGHPIDVGLSVRLQPGMRAVSIAVDRVKGVSGLLEAGDRVDVIASVPKEPGAGPRAVTIIRGATVLAVGVTLETAQATPSPDEQNAATVTLGVTPSQADLLTVADNNTNLRLALRSPREKLRSEPVEALNLNGLGEPSMNAPRLQAPALAPPVLAAAPAPAPVRPADPPPVRRAVSGITVIEGTGVEQ, encoded by the coding sequence ATGAATACGCGACGCACGACGATCATTGTCGCCGTTTTGCTGGCCATCGGCACCGGTTGGCTCACGCTGACCTATCTGCGCTCGTTTCAGCAGGCCAACGCGCCGGCCAACGAGCTTCGGCGCGTGCTGGTTGCAACGCAAGATATTCCCGCGCGGTCGCCGATCACGCCGGCCATGTTTACCGTCGCGACGCGACCCATGAAACAGACCGATCCCGATGCAATCGGCGATCCCGCCCGCGTTGCCGGCAGCATCTCGCTCATTGGAATTCCCGCCGGCTCCCTGCTCACGCAATCGAAAGTGGGACACCCGATCGACGTCGGTCTCTCCGTGCGGCTCCAACCGGGCATGCGCGCGGTCTCGATCGCCGTCGATCGCGTTAAAGGCGTGAGCGGTCTGCTCGAAGCCGGCGATCGCGTCGACGTGATCGCGAGCGTGCCGAAAGAGCCCGGCGCGGGCCCGCGAGCGGTCACGATCATTCGCGGCGCGACGGTGCTCGCCGTCGGCGTAACGCTCGAAACCGCGCAAGCCACGCCCTCGCCCGACGAGCAGAACGCCGCCACGGTGACCCTCGGCGTCACGCCGTCGCAGGCCGACCTGCTAACGGTCGCCGATAACAATACGAACCTGCGTTTGGCGCTGCGATCGCCGCGCGAGAAGCTGCGATCGGAACCGGTCGAAGCGCTCAACCTCAACGGACTCGGCGAGCCGTCGATGAATGCGCCGCGACTTCAGGCGCCCGCGCTCGCCCCGCCGGTCTTGGCAGCCGCTCCCGCGCCCGCACCCGTACGCCCCGCGGATCCGCCGCCCGTTCGGCGCGCGGTCTCCGGGATCACCGTGATCGAAGGCACCGGAGTCGAACAATGA
- a CDS encoding prepilin peptidase, whose protein sequence is MQQILELFVLSACGIGAVADLRSKRIPNVLTFGAALTALALQASFGLRAFFMAFAIMSLVATAGFFVFSFKLIGGGDVKLIAAIAGAFGFPDAIPFVLYTMLAGGVLSLAYALGRGTLKTSMQNTFAVAHPLLYRQLPAGLPATTAKMPYGLAIFVGAALVVLSHSYAPFLRLPL, encoded by the coding sequence ATGCAACAGATTCTCGAGCTCTTCGTTCTGTCCGCGTGCGGTATCGGCGCGGTAGCCGACCTGCGTTCCAAACGGATCCCCAACGTCCTGACGTTCGGTGCGGCGCTGACCGCACTCGCCCTTCAGGCATCTTTCGGCCTGCGAGCGTTCTTTATGGCGTTCGCGATTATGTCGCTGGTCGCGACGGCCGGATTCTTCGTTTTTAGTTTCAAGCTGATCGGCGGCGGCGACGTAAAACTCATCGCCGCGATCGCCGGCGCGTTCGGCTTTCCCGATGCGATACCGTTCGTGCTCTATACGATGCTTGCCGGCGGCGTGCTGTCGCTAGCCTATGCGTTGGGACGCGGCACGCTCAAAACGTCGATGCAAAATACGTTTGCGGTAGCGCACCCATTACTCTATCGCCAATTGCCCGCCGGGCTGCCCGCGACCACCGCGAAGATGCCTTACGGTTTGGCAATCTTCGTCGGCGCGGCGCTCGTCGTACTCTCGCACAGCTATGCACCTTTTCTCCGCCTCCCGCTCTAA
- a CDS encoding Flp family type IVb pilin, with protein sequence MLNTIKNFIRDDEGATMVEYGLIVALIAVVCIGAVILIGKNLNTTFTTVSSDV encoded by the coding sequence ATGCTCAACACGATCAAGAATTTCATTCGCGACGACGAAGGCGCCACCATGGTTGAATACGGTCTGATCGTCGCCCTCATCGCCGTCGTCTGCATCGGCGCCGTGATCCTCATCGGCAAAAACCTCAACACGACGTTCACCACCGTTTCGAGCGACGTCTAG
- a CDS encoding pilus assembly protein N-terminal domain-containing protein, whose amino-acid sequence MKYLGHSLCSLAFALAVLCGGSAAASADPGVKTLTLQTGQNSVLTYPHLRRVAIGDRGVASIVPIGTSQLLIDAKTPGTTTVLIWTGSASQQTQHAIELTVTSTGVDAVAQMLRSTIDSHDVLVQDFGHTIVVRGTVSDGAHFQAVSDILSRFAEVAKAEKYTIVNAVLIAHPLGDLQAQVAGLPGASGIRVDPDNKGNVIVSGRVRDEATRQQVLDRVRTLSGRYLSATGQLIDRLGTELETQIDVRVSVLEIDKTGLSQLGVKLNAGNLSNGQIILGAPSFPIIEQNKTPLNPFRLGPFFRTTVVAPQIDLLVQEGHARVLSAPNLVTMPGNQATFLVGGEIPVPMSTGLGQVSISYKDFGVKLDITPILLGNGSVQTKIAPEVSDLDFQDGVSINGFVIPALKESKLSTELVTQAGESIIMGGLLRHQEQRNVDEIPLLGQLPIIGRLFRDVRYQRSETDVVFVMTPYVITR is encoded by the coding sequence GTGAAATATCTCGGCCATTCCCTATGCTCGCTCGCGTTCGCGCTCGCGGTACTCTGCGGCGGATCCGCAGCGGCCTCGGCCGACCCCGGCGTCAAGACGCTCACGCTGCAGACCGGTCAGAATTCCGTCTTAACGTATCCCCATCTGCGGCGCGTCGCGATCGGCGATCGCGGCGTCGCATCGATCGTGCCGATCGGGACTTCGCAACTCCTCATCGACGCTAAAACGCCGGGTACGACCACCGTCCTCATTTGGACCGGCAGCGCCTCGCAGCAAACGCAGCACGCAATCGAATTGACGGTAACCTCGACGGGCGTAGACGCCGTCGCGCAGATGCTGCGCAGCACGATCGACTCGCACGACGTGCTCGTTCAAGATTTCGGGCACACGATCGTCGTTCGCGGAACCGTTTCCGACGGCGCGCATTTTCAAGCCGTCAGCGATATTCTCAGCCGTTTCGCCGAAGTCGCCAAAGCCGAGAAGTACACGATCGTCAACGCGGTTCTCATCGCCCATCCCTTAGGCGACCTCCAAGCGCAGGTCGCCGGACTGCCGGGCGCTTCGGGAATTCGCGTGGATCCCGACAACAAGGGTAACGTGATCGTCAGCGGCCGCGTACGCGACGAAGCGACGCGGCAGCAAGTGCTCGATCGAGTGCGCACGCTTTCCGGCCGCTATCTCTCTGCAACCGGGCAACTCATCGACCGTCTCGGAACGGAATTAGAGACGCAGATCGACGTTCGCGTCAGCGTGCTGGAGATCGACAAGACCGGGCTCTCGCAGCTGGGCGTCAAGCTTAACGCCGGGAATCTTTCGAACGGCCAGATCATTCTTGGAGCGCCGAGCTTTCCAATCATCGAGCAGAATAAAACGCCGCTCAATCCGTTTCGCCTCGGACCGTTTTTTCGAACGACCGTCGTCGCACCGCAAATCGACTTGCTCGTCCAAGAAGGCCACGCGCGCGTCCTTTCGGCCCCCAATCTCGTGACGATGCCGGGTAACCAAGCCACGTTTCTCGTCGGCGGCGAGATCCCGGTACCCATGTCGACGGGACTCGGCCAGGTTAGCATCTCCTATAAGGATTTTGGCGTCAAACTCGACATCACGCCGATCCTCCTCGGCAACGGCAGCGTTCAAACGAAGATCGCCCCGGAGGTTTCGGATCTCGACTTTCAAGACGGCGTGAGCATCAACGGCTTCGTCATCCCGGCACTCAAAGAAAGCAAACTTTCGACCGAGCTCGTGACGCAGGCGGGCGAGAGCATCATCATGGGCGGCCTGCTGCGCCATCAAGAGCAGCGCAACGTCGACGAGATTCCGCTCTTAGGCCAATTGCCGATCATCGGCCGCCTGTTCCGCGACGTGCGCTACCAGCGCAGCGAAACCGACGTCGTCTTCGTCATGACGCCGTACGTGATTACGAGGTAG
- a CDS encoding pilus assembly protein TadG-related protein produces the protein MLARLERQRGQTLPFWSFSILMLLTMLFFLSNYVNILGWHVRAQNAADSAATASLSVQANVYNEISTILYATAVDENRVRYLNQAILNTIYGAGGCDSTPGGSCDQNYRTLVTEYDQAVSAYQGNLQVLQEGNNFTEGGQQADEKKAIRAIGSDCSNFDCAFAFNVNTQTYAGQCQGKKCSGSPTEADVVTCHNVPYFAASLLHMTGQFQAIGRAAGVVAPIATESFDPGTAVNPSTNQVYQPVEAQWANAYPSAAYTVDYSGMKVNVNWYGVGHLRPWAGALQPSSMPCN, from the coding sequence GTGCTAGCGCGCCTCGAGCGCCAGCGCGGCCAAACGCTGCCGTTCTGGTCGTTCTCGATTTTGATGCTGCTGACGATGCTCTTCTTCTTGAGCAACTACGTGAATATCTTGGGATGGCACGTGCGCGCGCAGAACGCAGCGGATTCGGCCGCGACCGCCTCGCTCTCGGTTCAAGCCAACGTTTACAACGAGATTTCGACGATTCTTTATGCCACGGCCGTCGACGAAAACCGCGTCCGTTACTTGAACCAAGCGATACTCAACACCATCTACGGAGCGGGCGGCTGTGATAGCACACCCGGCGGCTCGTGCGACCAGAACTATCGAACGCTCGTGACCGAGTACGATCAAGCGGTGAGCGCCTATCAGGGCAACCTGCAGGTACTGCAAGAAGGCAACAACTTCACCGAGGGCGGCCAGCAAGCCGACGAGAAAAAGGCCATCCGAGCGATCGGATCGGACTGCTCGAACTTCGATTGCGCGTTCGCATTCAACGTCAACACGCAGACCTACGCGGGCCAGTGCCAGGGAAAGAAATGCAGCGGGAGCCCAACCGAGGCCGACGTCGTAACGTGTCACAACGTGCCGTATTTCGCCGCCTCGCTGCTTCATATGACCGGGCAGTTTCAAGCCATCGGCCGCGCCGCGGGCGTCGTCGCGCCGATTGCGACCGAGTCGTTCGACCCCGGCACGGCCGTAAACCCATCGACCAACCAAGTCTACCAGCCGGTCGAGGCGCAATGGGCGAACGCCTATCCCAGCGCCGCGTACACCGTCGACTACTCCGGCATGAAGGTTAACGTCAACTGGTACGGAGTCGGCCATCTTCGCCCGTGGGCGGGCGCGCTCCAGCCTTCGAGCATGCCGTGCAACTAG